In a single window of the Elaeis guineensis isolate ETL-2024a chromosome 8, EG11, whole genome shotgun sequence genome:
- the LOC105050719 gene encoding NADP-dependent glyceraldehyde-3-phosphate dehydrogenase — MAGKGVFEEIIDGDVYKYYADGEWKKSASGKSVPIINPTTRKTQYKVQACTQEEVNKVMEAAKAAQKSWARTPLWKRAELLHKAAAILKDHRASIAECLVKEIAKPAKDAVTEVVRSGDLVSYTAEEGVRILGEGKFLVSDSFPGNERTKYCLSSKIPLGVVLAIPPFNYPVNLAVSKIAPALIAGNSLVLKPPTQGAVSALHMIYCFHLAGFPKGLISCVTGKGSEIGDFLTMHPGVNCISFTGGDTGIAISKKAGMIPLQMELGGKDACIVLEDADLDLTAANIVKGGFSYSGQRCTAVKVVLVMESVADALVDKVKAKVAKLTVGSPEEDCDITPVVTESSANFIEGLVMDAKEKGATFCQEYRREGNLIWPLLLDHVRPDMRIAWEEPFGPVLPVMRINSVEEGIHHCNASNFGLQGCVFTRDINKALMISDAMETGTVQINSAPARGPDHFPFQGLKDSGIGSQGITNSINMMTKIKSTVINLPSPSYTMG; from the exons ATGGCTGGGAAGGGGGTGTTCGAGGAGATCATCGACGGGGACGTGTACAAGTACTACGCGGATGGAGAGTGGAAGAAGTCGGCTTCGGGGAAGTCGGTCCCGATCATCAATCCGACAACGAGGAAGACTCAGTACAAAGTTCAAG CATGTACGCAGGAGGAAGTGAACAAGGTGATGGAAGCTGCGAAGGCAGCGCAGAAGTCGTGGGCTCGGACGCCGCTGTGGAAGCGGGCGGAGCTCCTCCACAAGGCGGCGGCCATCCTCAAAGATCACAGGGCCTCCATCGCGGAGTGCCTCGTCAAGGAGATCGCCAAGCCTGCCAAAGACGCCGTCACTGAG GTGGTGAGATCAGGGGATCTGGTGTCTTATACGGCGGAGGAGGGAGTTCGGATACTAGGGGAGGGCAAGTTTTTAGTCTCGGATAGTTTTCCCGGCAACGAGCGCACCAAATACTGCCTCAGTTCTAAG ATCCCTCTTGGAGTCGTTTTGGCCATTCCACCCTTCAACTATCCTGTCAACTTAGCAGTCTCCAAAATTGCTCCGGCACTAATTGCCGGCAACTCCCTTGTGCTCAAGCCTCCCACGCAG GGTGCTGTGTCTGCTCTACATATGATATATTGCTTTCACTTGGCTGGTTTCCCAAAAGGCCTGATCAGTTGTGTCACAGGCAAAGGCTCAGAAATTGGTGATTTTCTGACAATGCATCCTGGGGTGAACTGTATAAG CTTTACTGGTGGTGATACCGGAATTGCCATTTCAAAGAAGGCAGGCATGATCCCTCTCCAGATGGAACTTGGGGGGAAGGATGCATGCATTGTGCTTGAAGATGCTGATCTTGATTTGACTGCTGCAAATATAGTGAAAGGAGGTTTCTCATACAG TGGTCAAAGATGCACAGCTGTTAAGGTTGTCCTAGTTATGGAATCTGTAGCTGATGCTCTTGTAGATAAGGTGAAGGCTAAGGTGGCAAAACTCACAGTTGGTTCGCCAGAGGAGGATTGTGATATCACTCCAGTTGTGACAGAATCCTCTGCAAATTTCATTGAAGGGTTGGTTATGGATGCCAAAGAAAAAGGAGCCACATTTTGCCAGGAGTACCGAAGAGAGGGAAACCTCATCTGGCCATTGCTGTTAGATCATGTCCGACCTGATATGAGGATTGCTTGGGAAGAGCCCTTCGGACCAGTCTTGCCAGTGATGAGGATCAACTCTGTTGAAGAAGGTATCCATCACTGCAATGCTAGCAATTTTGGGCTCCAG GGATGTGTTTTCACAAGGGACATCAACAAAGCACTGATGATCAGTGATGCTATGGAAACAGGAACGGTACAGATCAATTCAGCACCAGCTCGTGGGCCTGACCATTTCCCTTTCCAG GGCCTGAAGGACAGTGGCATTGGATCACAGGGAATTACTAACAGTATCAACATGATGACGAAAATTAAGAGCACTGTTATTAACTTACCATCTCCATCCTACACCATGGGCTGA